A stretch of the Poseidonibacter antarcticus genome encodes the following:
- a CDS encoding PLP-dependent aminotransferase family protein: protein MSNKIKRSYIREILDATDEDTISFAGGLPDKEFFPLNQLSKASKKVFKNADCLQYSKSQGIEGLREKIASIYTNKLGFKTSKEEILITTGSQQAFDIILKSLDSKQVIVESPSYIGALGAFKILGKEIKDFKKLSELEKLINSSNILYAISDYQNPSTNVYSNKKRKNIASILNKSNSTLIEDGAYCFLNFKNKVKTPISKLYENSYHLGSFSKIVAPGLRLGWVRAKAENIDNLLAAKESLDLHTSTFNQMLVEQYLKDNDLFEHITKINDAYSKKMEYMAKCFKKYIPSFKFKKPEGGMFIYGSFDVDSMLLAKEALKENIAFVPAEVFYLDEKSNEARFNFTNATYKEIKMGIKKLSSILDNYTKKINS from the coding sequence ATGAGTAATAAAATTAAAAGGTCATATATAAGAGAAATATTAGATGCAACTGATGAGGATACAATCTCATTTGCAGGAGGCCTTCCTGATAAAGAATTTTTCCCATTAAATCAATTATCTAAAGCAAGTAAGAAAGTATTTAAAAATGCTGATTGCTTACAATATTCAAAATCTCAAGGTATTGAGGGTTTAAGAGAAAAAATTGCATCAATTTACACGAATAAATTAGGTTTTAAAACTTCAAAAGAAGAAATATTAATTACTACAGGAAGTCAACAAGCTTTTGATATTATTTTAAAAAGTTTAGATTCTAAACAAGTTATTGTTGAAAGTCCATCTTATATTGGTGCATTAGGTGCATTTAAAATATTAGGTAAAGAAATAAAAGATTTCAAAAAGCTTAGTGAATTAGAAAAATTAATAAATAGTTCTAATATTTTATATGCTATTAGTGATTATCAAAATCCTTCTACAAATGTTTACAGTAATAAAAAAAGAAAAAATATTGCTAGTATATTAAATAAAAGTAATTCTACTTTAATTGAAGATGGAGCATATTGTTTTTTAAATTTTAAAAACAAAGTAAAAACTCCTATTTCAAAATTATATGAGAATTCTTATCACTTAGGTTCTTTTTCTAAAATTGTTGCGCCAGGGTTAAGATTAGGTTGGGTTCGAGCAAAAGCAGAGAATATTGATAACTTATTAGCTGCTAAAGAATCTTTAGATTTACATACTTCAACTTTTAATCAAATGTTGGTAGAACAATATTTAAAAGATAATGATTTATTTGAGCATATAACTAAGATTAATGATGCTTATAGTAAAAAAATGGAATATATGGCTAAATGCTTTAAAAAATATATCCCTTCTTTTAAATTTAAAAAACCAGAAGGTGGAATGTTTATTTATGGTTCTTTTGATGTAGATTCTATGTTATTAGCTAAAGAAGCATTAAAAGAAAATATTGCATTTGTACCTGCTGAAGTTTTCTATTTAGATGAAAAATCTAATGAAGCTAGATTTAATTTTACAAATGCCACTTATAAAGAAATAAAAATGGGAATAAAAAAACTATCTTCCATTCTTGATAATTATACAAAAAAGATAAACTCTTAA
- a CDS encoding NCS2 family permease: MNFFKLKEHNTNVKTEFSAGFTTFLTMMYIVPVNGFILADAGLPMDAVVTATALITILATLFSGLWSNTPIAMSVGMGLNAYFSYGLVLGMKIPWETALGIVFLSGILFVILSLTNFRVWIMTSIPMSLRRAISAGIGSFIAFIGLKQMGMITASDATLVTLGDFSNSNVLLGVLGLILAFSFYAYKIKGAFILSIAITSIVAWIFGLGELPEAIISMPASISPIFMHLDILSAISLSLLPVIITFLITDMFDTLGTLTGVGTRAKLFQENNKNDKSLQRTLEADAIATSAGALIGVSTTTAFIESATGVEEGGRTGLTAVFTAMFFITTLFMLPLFKSIPANAIYPVLVVVGVLMFTELGKINFVDSDLATSAGAFLIVILMPLTFSITNGIAAGFLVYTIIKLAKKEFSDLNIGILVITFISALAFIL, from the coding sequence GTGAACTTTTTTAAATTAAAAGAACATAATACTAATGTTAAAACTGAGTTCTCAGCTGGTTTTACTACATTTTTAACGATGATGTATATTGTTCCTGTAAATGGTTTTATTCTAGCTGATGCTGGTCTTCCAATGGATGCTGTTGTAACTGCTACAGCACTTATTACAATTTTAGCAACACTTTTTTCAGGCCTTTGGTCGAATACTCCAATTGCAATGAGTGTTGGTATGGGACTTAATGCATACTTTTCTTATGGTTTGGTATTAGGTATGAAAATTCCATGGGAAACGGCACTTGGTATTGTATTCTTATCTGGTATTTTATTTGTAATCTTATCTTTAACAAATTTTAGAGTTTGGATTATGACTTCTATTCCTATGAGTTTAAGACGTGCTATTTCAGCTGGTATTGGTTCATTTATTGCATTTATTGGATTAAAACAAATGGGAATGATTACAGCTAGTGATGCCACATTAGTTACATTAGGTGATTTTTCAAACTCAAATGTATTACTTGGAGTTTTAGGTTTAATTCTTGCATTCTCTTTTTATGCATATAAAATTAAAGGTGCATTTATCCTTTCAATTGCTATTACATCTATTGTTGCATGGATTTTTGGTTTAGGTGAATTACCTGAAGCTATTATTTCGATGCCTGCTTCAATTTCTCCTATTTTTATGCACCTTGATATATTAAGTGCAATAAGTTTATCTTTATTACCTGTAATTATTACTTTTTTAATTACGGATATGTTTGATACTTTAGGTACATTAACAGGCGTAGGAACAAGAGCTAAGTTATTTCAAGAGAATAATAAGAATGATAAATCATTACAAAGAACTTTAGAAGCTGATGCTATTGCTACATCTGCTGGAGCTTTAATTGGTGTATCTACAACGACTGCATTTATTGAAAGTGCTACAGGAGTTGAAGAGGGTGGACGAACAGGTTTAACAGCTGTATTTACAGCTATGTTTTTTATAACAACTTTATTTATGTTACCATTATTTAAATCAATTCCTGCAAATGCAATTTATCCTGTATTGGTTGTTGTTGGTGTTTTAATGTTTACAGAATTAGGAAAAATTAATTTTGTAGATTCGGATTTAGCTACAAGTGCAGGGGCTTTTTTAATTGTTATATTAATGCCTTTAACTTTTTCTATTACGAATGGTATAGCAGCTGGTTTTTTAGTTTATACGATAATTAAATTAGCAAAAAAAGAGTTTAGTGATTTAAATATTGGTATTTTAGTAATTACATTTATTAGTGCATTAGCATTTATTTTATAA
- a CDS encoding phosphoribosyltransferase → MEKLYYSYDLFKKDTQKLVNSCRDYNPDVLLAVARGGLTLSHLMAQAMDMRNLYTLNSVHYEGDLKLDSFNIFNIPDVSHAKRVLVIDDIVDSGETMVEILKLLKEKFPDVDFKLATLFYKKTAVIQPDYTVREATQWIDFFWEVDVV, encoded by the coding sequence TTGGAAAAACTATATTATAGTTATGATTTATTTAAAAAAGATACACAAAAATTAGTAAACAGTTGTAGAGATTACAATCCTGATGTATTATTAGCTGTTGCACGTGGTGGTTTAACATTATCTCACCTAATGGCACAAGCTATGGATATGAGAAATTTATATACTTTAAATTCGGTTCATTATGAAGGTGATTTAAAATTAGATTCATTTAATATATTTAATATTCCTGATGTTTCTCATGCAAAAAGAGTCTTAGTAATCGATGATATCGTTGATTCAGGTGAAACAATGGTGGAAATTTTAAAATTATTAAAAGAAAAATTTCCAGATGTTGATTTTAAGTTAGCAACATTATTTTATAAAAAAACAGCTGTAATCCAACCTGATTATACAGTTAGAGAAGCTACACAATGGATTGATTTTTTTTGGGAAGTTGACGTAGTATAA